A stretch of Desulfobacter hydrogenophilus DNA encodes these proteins:
- a CDS encoding GAF domain-containing protein: protein MTNALKPKFNLEHFRSISHAISTYDDPKLLLAHITEGIARTFKIKGCCTLVLDEKENQLFVVSSYGISQQYLEKGPIFFDEEDSALAKGEPVFIQDMQADPRVQYPKQAAKENIASMLSIPIKFRHTVTGVVRMYHNEVITVSEQDLESLSVLFEHLGIVIENNGLTNVIDQFKAAMNNLPYRLLD, encoded by the coding sequence ATGACCAACGCATTGAAACCAAAGTTCAATCTGGAACACTTCAGGTCCATCAGCCATGCAATTTCAACCTACGATGATCCGAAACTTTTGTTAGCGCATATTACAGAAGGAATCGCCAGAACATTTAAAATCAAAGGCTGTTGCACCCTTGTTTTGGATGAAAAGGAAAATCAGCTTTTTGTGGTGAGCAGTTACGGCATCAGCCAGCAATATCTGGAAAAAGGTCCCATCTTTTTTGATGAAGAAGACTCCGCTCTTGCAAAGGGGGAGCCTGTTTTCATTCAAGATATGCAGGCCGATCCCAGGGTCCAGTATCCAAAGCAGGCGGCAAAGGAAAATATCGCATCCATGCTCTCAATACCCATTAAATTCAGGCATACGGTTACCGGGGTCGTGCGCATGTATCATAATGAGGTCATCACCGTCAGCGAACAGGATCTGGAGTCTTTGTCCGTTTTGTTTGAGCATCTGGGAATAGTGATTGAAAACAACGGCCTTACAAATGTGATTGACCAGTTTAAGGCGGCTATGAATAATTTGCCCTATAGGCTCCTTGATTAA
- a CDS encoding alpha-amylase produces the protein MSQINGVMMQYFHWYIPNDGTFWTQVRDSAQTLKDCGFSAVWLPPAYKGQAGVDDVGYGVYDLYDLGEFDQKGSVRTKYGTRDQYLETIQALHDKKLQVYADIVFNHKGGADRTEWVKALEMRGDERHFEIVNPEKPDYWIEAWTEFTFPGRAGKYSNFVWNYDCFDGTDWAENFCMNAIFKFTNRGKDWDQMVSGEKGNYDYLMFSDVDMNSSEVRTEYARWGCWYLETTGIDGIRIDAVKHIQFSFFREWLDYMRRVASLNTKNGFFAVGEYWSNNVGELHNYIRATHGKMSLFDVPLHKKFHDISRANGHYDLRTILDDTLTGEQPALSVSFVENHDSQPLQALESPVGWWFKPAAYAFILLRQEGYPCVFYADWFGAKYKDKERDGKAYEIDMVPVPHLSRLVELRRSHAYGRQRDQFTHTHMIGWTREGDADHPGSGLATVITIGGGGAMWLEVGTTHANGKYRDALGNMDGTTIDINADGWGEFPVSGGSISVWMPA, from the coding sequence ATGTCTCAGATCAATGGTGTGATGATGCAGTATTTTCATTGGTATATCCCCAATGATGGAACGTTCTGGACCCAGGTGCGTGATTCGGCCCAGACCTTGAAAGATTGCGGATTCAGTGCGGTATGGCTGCCGCCTGCATACAAGGGGCAGGCGGGCGTGGATGATGTTGGGTACGGCGTCTATGACTTGTATGACCTGGGGGAATTTGACCAGAAAGGTTCGGTACGCACAAAGTACGGCACCCGTGATCAGTATCTCGAAACGATTCAGGCACTGCACGACAAAAAACTGCAGGTTTACGCGGATATCGTTTTTAATCACAAGGGCGGCGCTGATCGTACTGAGTGGGTAAAGGCCTTGGAAATGCGAGGAGACGAACGGCACTTTGAAATTGTCAACCCGGAAAAGCCGGACTATTGGATCGAGGCGTGGACTGAATTCACGTTCCCGGGGCGTGCCGGCAAATATTCTAATTTTGTATGGAATTACGACTGTTTCGACGGTACCGATTGGGCTGAGAACTTTTGTATGAATGCGATTTTCAAGTTTACGAATCGCGGCAAAGACTGGGACCAAATGGTTTCCGGGGAGAAGGGAAATTACGATTATCTCATGTTTTCGGACGTGGATATGAATTCTTCGGAGGTTCGCACGGAATACGCCCGCTGGGGGTGTTGGTACCTGGAGACGACCGGAATTGACGGCATTCGGATTGATGCCGTCAAACATATTCAATTCAGTTTCTTTCGTGAGTGGCTGGACTACATGCGCCGTGTCGCCTCTTTGAATACAAAGAACGGGTTCTTTGCAGTGGGAGAGTATTGGTCAAACAATGTAGGAGAACTGCACAATTACATCCGAGCGACCCATGGTAAGATGTCCCTTTTCGATGTGCCGCTTCATAAGAAGTTCCACGATATATCCCGGGCCAATGGACACTACGACCTGAGGACAATCTTAGATGACACACTCACCGGTGAGCAGCCGGCCCTGTCGGTTTCGTTCGTAGAAAACCATGACAGTCAGCCGCTCCAGGCCCTGGAGTCCCCGGTGGGTTGGTGGTTTAAACCGGCAGCCTATGCATTTATCCTGTTGCGGCAAGAAGGATATCCCTGTGTCTTTTACGCGGATTGGTTTGGGGCAAAATACAAAGATAAGGAGCGGGACGGCAAGGCATATGAAATCGACATGGTTCCAGTTCCTCATCTGTCCCGTCTGGTGGAACTGCGACGGTCACACGCCTACGGTCGTCAGCGGGATCAATTCACGCATACTCACATGATCGGTTGGACACGGGAAGGCGACGCGGATCATCCCGGCTCCGGTCTGGCAACCGTCATCACCATCGGTGGCGGCGGCGCGATGTGGCTGGAAGTGGGGACGACCCACGCCAACGGGAAGTATCGCGACGCCCTGGGGAACATGGACGGTACCACAATTGATATAAATGCTGACGGATGGGGGGAGTTCCCCGTCTCCGGGGGAAGTATTTCAGTTTGGATGCCGGCCTAG
- a CDS encoding FKBP-type peptidyl-prolyl cis-trans isomerase, with amino-acid sequence MKVDLDKVSYVFGQSVGGDFKRQGFEIDPKIFADSFIAAFNGKESEMPVGEMQHIMQNFQRAMEDKKQAERMQSGEKNIEAGKKFLEENSKKEGVKTTESGLQYKVITEGSGKRPAATDTVETHYEGKTLDGIIFDSSYKREQTTTFPLNGVIKGWTEALQLMTEGSKYELYIPSELAYGSTGSGGTIEPYSTLIFTVELIAVK; translated from the coding sequence ATGAAAGTTGATTTAGATAAGGTCAGTTATGTTTTTGGACAAAGTGTAGGTGGTGATTTTAAAAGACAGGGATTTGAAATTGATCCTAAAATTTTTGCGGATTCTTTTATTGCGGCTTTTAACGGGAAAGAATCCGAGATGCCTGTTGGTGAAATGCAGCACATTATGCAAAATTTTCAAAGAGCGATGGAAGACAAAAAGCAGGCAGAGCGAATGCAATCAGGGGAAAAAAATATTGAAGCCGGAAAGAAATTTCTTGAAGAGAATAGTAAAAAAGAGGGGGTTAAAACCACTGAAAGCGGACTTCAGTATAAAGTGATCACTGAAGGAAGCGGAAAAAGGCCTGCTGCTACAGATACCGTTGAAACGCATTATGAAGGCAAGACACTTGATGGTATAATCTTTGACAGCTCATACAAACGTGAACAAACAACAACCTTTCCACTGAATGGCGTAATCAAAGGTTGGACAGAAGCGCTTCAGCTTATGACTGAGGGTTCAAAATATGAGCTGTATATTCCATCTGAGCTTGCATATGGTTCAACCGGCAGTGGGGGAACGATTGAACCATATTCTACATTGATTTTCACTGTTGAACTTATTGCAGTAAAATAG
- a CDS encoding TatD family hydrolase has protein sequence MTGFFDVHTHLHDPRIIENAPDIVQRAQDAGVAKIATCATMEDNFGSTSQLSENFSCVVPFFGIHPWFLDTLSPDWAKNLGQWLEKIPAGVGEVGLDFMDKGADRDLQVQVFKTHLALACDLNRPINIHIRKAWDTIVKILKHHGPLAAGGVIHSYSGSADLVPVLEKYNLHISFSGSVTRPNAKKVGLALNAVSLDRIVFETDTPDIVPQFILDAHPGETSLNEPANVPEIVRVAAERRGISFETLAQHGYENSLDLFGSILKEKTK, from the coding sequence ATGACCGGGTTCTTTGACGTCCATACTCATCTCCATGATCCACGGATAATTGAAAACGCCCCGGATATTGTTCAACGAGCCCAAGACGCCGGGGTGGCAAAAATAGCTACCTGCGCCACCATGGAAGACAATTTTGGGAGTACATCCCAATTGTCGGAAAACTTTTCCTGTGTGGTGCCTTTCTTTGGGATTCATCCCTGGTTTCTTGACACCCTTAGCCCGGATTGGGCGAAGAATCTGGGCCAATGGCTGGAAAAAATACCCGCCGGGGTAGGGGAGGTTGGGCTTGATTTCATGGACAAAGGGGCTGACCGGGATCTGCAGGTTCAGGTTTTTAAAACCCACCTGGCCTTGGCCTGTGACTTGAACCGGCCCATTAACATCCATATCCGCAAGGCCTGGGACACAATAGTGAAAATTTTGAAACACCATGGCCCTCTGGCCGCAGGCGGGGTCATCCACTCCTATTCCGGATCTGCCGACCTTGTTCCGGTTCTTGAGAAATACAATCTTCATATCTCCTTTTCCGGATCCGTAACCCGGCCCAATGCCAAAAAGGTGGGCTTGGCCTTAAACGCGGTCAGTCTTGACCGGATTGTTTTTGAGACCGACACCCCGGATATTGTGCCCCAGTTTATTCTGGATGCCCATCCCGGGGAGACCTCGTTAAATGAGCCGGCCAATGTGCCGGAGATTGTCAGGGTGGCGGCAGAGCGAAGGGGCATCTCATTTGAAACCCTGGCACAACATGGATATGAGAATAGCCTGGATCTGTTTGGGTCTATTTTAAAGGAGAAAACCAAATGA
- a CDS encoding tRNA threonylcarbamoyladenosine dehydratase — protein sequence MTRDSSLINPFARLEQLLGKAAVDRLKRSRVAVFGLGAVGSFVVEALARSGIGYLRLVDFDRVDASNINRQIYALHSTQGLEKAVVARARVLDINPDCEVDLRTSFVNADSLSQFLSPDLDMVVDAIDGLNAKVSLILEAKQMGLNLISSMGAAGRTDVSMIRTGDLFDTEVCPLARMVRRRLRRRGLSSGVPCVYSIEPPLNKEPFEDKDAVDPLEQDHVDGGHGRPRPPIGSATWVPGCFGLTIAGLAAKTLTSE from the coding sequence ATGACCCGGGATTCAAGCCTGATCAATCCCTTTGCCCGACTTGAGCAACTGTTGGGAAAGGCGGCGGTTGATCGGCTTAAGCGTTCCCGGGTGGCCGTCTTCGGCCTGGGGGCTGTGGGCTCTTTTGTGGTGGAGGCCCTGGCACGGTCCGGTATCGGTTATTTGCGGCTTGTGGATTTTGACCGGGTGGACGCTTCCAATATCAACCGGCAGATTTATGCCCTGCACTCTACCCAGGGGCTGGAAAAAGCAGTCGTGGCCCGAGCCCGGGTTCTGGATATCAATCCCGATTGTGAGGTGGATCTGCGCACTTCTTTTGTCAATGCCGACAGCCTGTCCCAGTTTTTAAGCCCGGATCTGGACATGGTGGTGGATGCCATTGACGGGCTCAACGCAAAGGTCAGTCTGATCCTGGAGGCAAAACAGATGGGGCTTAATCTTATATCCTCCATGGGGGCTGCGGGCAGAACCGATGTATCCATGATCCGAACAGGGGATCTTTTTGACACCGAAGTGTGTCCCCTGGCCCGGATGGTGCGACGACGGCTGCGCCGCCGGGGACTTTCCAGCGGCGTGCCCTGCGTTTACTCCATTGAGCCTCCACTGAACAAGGAACCCTTTGAGGATAAAGATGCCGTGGATCCCCTGGAGCAGGACCATGTGGATGGCGGCCATGGCCGGCCAAGGCCGCCGATCGGGTCTGCCACCTGGGTGCCGGGGTGTTTCGGGTTGACCATCGCAGGCCTTGCGGCAAAGACCCTTACCTCTGAATAG
- the aroQ gene encoding type II 3-dehydroquinate dehydratase has translation MNTQEQITPGIIHVINGPNLNMLGKREPEIYGALTLDQINEELKNRADALGLSLDFFQSNHEGEILDYIHVAFEQGPAGVIINPGALTHTSVALRDAISMLSCPIVEVHLSNIHKRETFRHTSMIAGIATGQLTGFGHYGYYMALDFLHSLAG, from the coding sequence ATGAATACTCAAGAGCAGATAACACCGGGCATAATTCATGTCATTAATGGTCCCAATTTAAACATGCTGGGAAAAAGGGAACCCGAAATTTACGGGGCGCTTACCCTTGATCAGATCAACGAAGAACTCAAAAATCGCGCAGATGCATTGGGACTTTCCCTGGATTTTTTCCAGTCCAATCACGAAGGTGAGATCCTGGATTATATCCATGTCGCGTTTGAACAGGGGCCTGCCGGTGTGATTATCAATCCGGGTGCCTTGACCCATACCTCTGTGGCCCTGCGTGATGCCATTTCCATGCTGTCATGCCCCATTGTAGAGGTGCATCTGTCCAATATCCATAAGCGCGAAACTTTTCGCCATACCTCCATGATTGCCGGTATTGCCACCGGCCAGCTTACCGGGTTCGGCCATTATGGCTATTATATGGCCCTTGATTTTCTTCACTCCCTGGCCGGTTGA
- a CDS encoding indolepyruvate oxidoreductase subunit beta, with amino-acid sequence MKPLRMIIVAVGGQGNLLASKVLGEAALIEGVEVRMSEIHGMAQRGGVVESSIIFGDASSSIISDGEADILLGFEPAETLRAIARCSANTKVITNTATLPPFTVGIGKGTYPEVDEIKRVLKEKTAGLVAIDAMALAREAGSPMSVNIVLLGALIQTGALGFSKENVKAAIKRRIKPALVEMNLNAFDLGFEAAAAGTV; translated from the coding sequence ATGAAACCATTAAGAATGATCATCGTTGCAGTTGGCGGACAGGGCAATCTTCTGGCATCCAAGGTCCTGGGCGAAGCCGCCCTCATTGAAGGGGTGGAGGTGAGAATGAGCGAGATCCACGGCATGGCCCAGCGCGGCGGTGTGGTGGAATCCTCCATTATTTTCGGCGATGCCTCATCCTCCATTATTTCCGATGGGGAAGCCGATATTCTGCTGGGATTTGAACCGGCTGAAACCCTTCGCGCCATTGCCCGGTGTTCTGCCAATACAAAAGTGATTACCAACACCGCGACCCTGCCGCCCTTTACCGTGGGCATCGGCAAAGGGACCTACCCCGAGGTGGATGAAATCAAACGGGTGCTCAAGGAGAAGACCGCCGGCCTTGTGGCCATAGACGCCATGGCCTTGGCCCGTGAAGCCGGCTCCCCCATGAGTGTGAATATTGTGCTGTTGGGCGCCTTGATCCAGACCGGTGCCCTGGGCTTTTCAAAGGAAAACGTCAAGGCCGCGATCAAACGCAGGATTAAACCGGCGCTTGTCGAGATGAATCTTAACGCCTTTGATTTGGGATTTGAAGCTGCTGCAGCCGGCACGGTATAA
- a CDS encoding DEAD/DEAH box helicase translates to MPHKNLEQAGFDEMNLSPDVFAALQTVGYETPTPIQTKTIPHMIACKDLLGQARTGTGKTAAFALPLLSRINLKNRHPQVLVVTPTRELAIQVAQSFSDYGVKMKGLNVLAVYGGQSYGVQLSQLKRGVHVIVGTPGRLMDHMRRKTVCLDDLTGLVLDEADEMLQMGFIDDVEWILSQIPQSTQIALFSATMPAPIQKIAGKYLKNPEKVIIRHDSDVTSTIQQKFWLVKHVKKSHALVRILEASSHDGVIVFTKTRNDTMGLTKILEEKGFKAEALNGDIAQAARERTVNRLKNGNIDILVATDVAARGLDVDRISHVINYDMPPKTEPYIHRIGRTGRAGRSGEAILFVQPKERWMLKRIENATRRKVEEIALPSNREINKKRMDDFKNKITQTIGTEDLSAFTDLVETTAKEQDVPIAQVAAALAKMLQGNTPFLLKETAEKPAAKKTAKKPEKKAKAPVAPRQKQTPDRLRPNKISPTEEGMERYRIEVGYKHGLKPGDVVGAISNESGLESSFIGNINIDYDYSLVDLPFGMPKNVFNLLKGTWIRSQKMSISKYAC, encoded by the coding sequence ATGCCCCATAAAAATTTAGAACAAGCCGGGTTCGACGAAATGAACTTGAGCCCGGATGTTTTCGCGGCCTTGCAGACGGTTGGTTATGAAACCCCGACTCCGATCCAGACCAAAACCATTCCCCATATGATCGCATGTAAAGACCTGCTGGGTCAGGCCAGGACCGGAACCGGAAAAACAGCAGCCTTTGCACTGCCGCTGCTTTCCCGGATCAATCTTAAAAACAGGCACCCCCAGGTTCTTGTGGTCACCCCGACCCGGGAGCTTGCCATCCAGGTGGCTCAGTCTTTCAGTGACTATGGCGTAAAAATGAAAGGCCTTAACGTTCTGGCTGTATACGGGGGCCAAAGCTATGGTGTTCAGTTAAGCCAGTTAAAACGAGGCGTCCATGTAATTGTGGGGACACCGGGCCGCCTCATGGACCATATGCGGCGTAAAACCGTGTGTCTTGACGATCTAACGGGCCTGGTGCTGGACGAAGCAGACGAAATGTTGCAGATGGGATTTATTGATGATGTTGAATGGATTTTATCCCAAATCCCCCAATCCACTCAGATCGCACTATTTTCCGCGACCATGCCGGCCCCCATTCAAAAAATTGCAGGCAAATATCTTAAAAACCCTGAAAAGGTTATTATCCGTCATGATTCAGATGTCACCAGCACCATTCAACAAAAATTCTGGCTGGTAAAGCATGTAAAAAAGAGTCATGCCTTGGTTCGGATACTTGAAGCGTCTTCCCATGATGGCGTCATCGTATTTACCAAAACCCGGAATGACACAATGGGCCTGACAAAAATCCTGGAAGAAAAAGGATTCAAAGCAGAGGCCCTGAACGGAGACATTGCCCAGGCGGCCCGGGAACGGACGGTTAACCGGTTGAAAAACGGCAATATAGATATTCTCGTGGCCACCGATGTGGCGGCAAGGGGACTTGATGTTGACCGGATTTCCCACGTTATCAACTACGATATGCCCCCTAAAACCGAACCCTATATTCACAGGATCGGGCGAACCGGTCGGGCCGGACGAAGCGGTGAAGCCATTTTATTTGTCCAGCCAAAAGAAAGGTGGATGTTAAAACGGATCGAAAACGCCACCCGCCGGAAAGTTGAAGAAATAGCCCTGCCCTCCAACAGGGAAATCAATAAAAAACGGATGGATGATTTTAAAAATAAAATCACCCAGACCATCGGCACCGAAGATCTAAGCGCGTTTACGGATCTGGTGGAGACCACCGCAAAGGAACAGGATGTTCCGATTGCCCAGGTGGCTGCAGCCCTGGCAAAGATGCTCCAGGGCAACACACCGTTTTTACTGAAGGAGACGGCTGAAAAACCTGCTGCTAAAAAGACCGCTAAAAAACCTGAAAAGAAGGCCAAAGCACCCGTTGCACCAAGACAAAAGCAGACACCTGACCGGCTTAGGCCCAATAAAATTTCGCCTACTGAAGAAGGGATGGAACGATATCGCATTGAAGTGGGTTACAAGCATGGCCTAAAACCCGGCGATGTCGTCGGTGCAATTTCAAATGAATCCGGTCTGGAAAGCAGCTTTATCGGCAACATCAATATTGACTATGATTATTCTCTGGTGGATCTGCCCTTTGGCATGCCTAAAAACGTCTTTAATCTGCTGAAAGGCACCTGGATAAGATCCCAAAAAATGTCAATTTCGAAATATGCCTGCTAA
- a CDS encoding VOC family protein, translating to MECLMDHIVLNMKSDEEMIHFYTKVLLLKPERIEEYYAGKVPFPSVRMNTSTIIDLFPKKMWQHNTQTGKINYNLNHFCIALKKQTWEDLLKRLQENNIDIEEGPVLRWGSRGTGTSVYFRDPEKNLIEARYYESQEDNEKCLLSS from the coding sequence ATGGAATGCTTGATGGACCACATAGTCTTGAACATGAAGAGTGACGAGGAGATGATTCATTTCTATACGAAGGTACTGTTGTTGAAACCTGAAAGAATCGAGGAATATTATGCTGGGAAAGTGCCGTTTCCATCGGTGCGAATGAATACCAGTACCATAATTGATCTATTCCCCAAAAAGATGTGGCAACACAATACGCAAACGGGGAAAATAAACTACAATTTAAATCACTTCTGCATAGCTTTGAAAAAACAAACCTGGGAGGACCTTTTGAAACGACTTCAGGAGAATAATATAGATATAGAAGAAGGCCCCGTGTTGCGTTGGGGATCTCGTGGAACTGGAACATCCGTGTATTTTCGAGATCCAGAAAAAAACTTGATAGAAGCTCGTTATTATGAATCACAAGAAGACAATGAAAAATGCCTGTTAAGCTCATAA
- the iorA gene encoding indolepyruvate ferredoxin oxidoreductase subunit alpha, whose translation MHKLLKDSPGEKIMLLGNEAIARGAVEAGVAFATTYPGTPSSEVSLNLFQMSRESDLYFEYSTNEKVALEVAAAAANSGLRTFCMMKHVGLNVAADPLMTLAYIGVTAGMVILTADDPAMFSSQNEQDNRYYAKFGHFPMFEPSCVAEAKDMIKEAFELSETLKQPVILRTTTRINHSNAFVTFGDIKERQTNGRFERNPMRCVTVPAVARRLHVKLLERMDKAAGMSEASAFNFVTGQGVWGVVANGVSYHYALDAVKDLGIESKVKILRPGFSNPMPKDKIKDFLSGCEKVLVIEEGEPFMEEAIKAFAQEAGLVIPIQGKTDTLFTSLGEFHPAMVRENIAAFFGIDFTPAPKIDTSDIPEIANRPPNLCSGCSHRATFYAIKKAAQGMDVIHPSDIGCYTLGFMPPLSIGDFVICMGGSVSTSCGFSKATDQKVVSVIGDSTFFHSGITGLVNAVFNRHNFTLVILENGITAMTGHQPHPGVDMELMGMDGYGRVNIENLVKALGVEHVSVIKPFKVKKSIETLKEAMAFDGVSVVISQEPCILWAKSIKLKKPRAFEVTDKCTDHKECINGIACPSFYIEEGRVKIDADTCVGCALCAQICPENAIRPLK comes from the coding sequence ATGCATAAACTGTTAAAGGACAGCCCCGGAGAGAAAATCATGCTCCTGGGCAACGAAGCCATTGCAAGGGGCGCTGTTGAAGCCGGTGTCGCCTTTGCCACCACATATCCGGGGACCCCGTCCTCAGAAGTCTCTTTGAATCTGTTTCAGATGTCCAGAGAATCTGATCTGTATTTTGAATACTCCACCAATGAAAAAGTCGCCCTGGAAGTTGCGGCTGCTGCGGCCAATTCAGGACTTCGCACCTTTTGTATGATGAAGCATGTGGGGCTTAACGTGGCGGCTGATCCGTTGATGACCCTTGCCTATATCGGCGTAACTGCCGGCATGGTGATTTTAACAGCAGACGACCCGGCCATGTTCTCCAGCCAGAACGAGCAGGACAACCGCTACTATGCCAAGTTCGGTCATTTTCCCATGTTCGAACCTTCGTGTGTGGCCGAGGCCAAGGATATGATCAAAGAGGCCTTTGAACTGTCTGAAACCCTGAAACAGCCCGTGATCCTGCGCACCACCACCCGGATCAACCACTCCAATGCCTTTGTCACCTTTGGCGACATTAAAGAGCGACAGACAAACGGCCGGTTTGAAAGGAATCCCATGCGCTGCGTCACCGTGCCTGCCGTAGCCCGGAGACTGCATGTTAAGCTTCTGGAACGTATGGACAAGGCCGCCGGTATGTCTGAAGCTTCAGCATTCAATTTTGTTACAGGGCAGGGCGTATGGGGGGTTGTGGCCAACGGAGTGAGCTACCATTATGCCCTGGATGCCGTAAAAGATCTTGGCATCGAATCAAAGGTTAAGATTCTTCGCCCCGGGTTTTCCAACCCCATGCCCAAGGATAAGATTAAAGACTTCCTGTCCGGCTGTGAAAAGGTGCTTGTCATCGAAGAGGGAGAACCCTTCATGGAAGAGGCCATCAAGGCCTTTGCCCAGGAAGCGGGCCTTGTCATTCCCATCCAGGGCAAGACCGATACCCTGTTCACATCGTTAGGGGAATTTCATCCCGCGATGGTCCGGGAGAATATTGCGGCCTTTTTCGGCATAGATTTTACCCCGGCCCCAAAGATTGATACCTCCGATATACCTGAAATAGCCAACCGTCCCCCCAATCTTTGCTCCGGATGCTCCCACAGGGCCACCTTCTACGCCATTAAAAAAGCTGCCCAGGGAATGGATGTTATTCACCCCAGTGATATCGGTTGCTACACGTTAGGCTTTATGCCGCCGTTGTCCATTGGGGATTTTGTGATCTGCATGGGTGGGTCGGTGAGTACCTCCTGCGGTTTCAGCAAGGCCACGGACCAGAAGGTGGTCAGTGTGATCGGCGACTCCACCTTTTTTCATTCAGGCATTACAGGCCTTGTCAATGCCGTGTTCAACCGCCACAACTTCACTTTGGTGATTCTTGAAAACGGCATCACCGCCATGACCGGCCATCAGCCTCATCCGGGCGTGGATATGGAATTGATGGGCATGGACGGGTACGGCCGGGTAAATATTGAAAATCTGGTCAAAGCACTGGGCGTCGAGCATGTTTCCGTGATCAAGCCCTTTAAAGTGAAAAAGAGCATTGAAACCCTTAAAGAAGCCATGGCCTTTGACGGTGTCTCCGTTGTCATCTCCCAGGAGCCCTGTATCCTCTGGGCAAAGAGCATTAAACTTAAAAAACCCAGAGCTTTTGAGGTGACCGATAAATGTACGGACCACAAGGAGTGTATCAACGGGATCGCCTGTCCATCCTTTTACATTGAAGAGGGCCGGGTGAAAATTGATGCGGATACCTGTGTGGGTTGTGCTTTGTGCGCCCAGATCTGTCCTGAAAACGCCATCCGCCCATTGAAATAG